A section of the Prochlorococcus marinus XMU1402 genome encodes:
- a CDS encoding ATP-binding protein, whose protein sequence is MSLFRGKNILIRFFKRPKINWSNYEFESSLQLNEFVDQLLEPIKNSQSSYLIKLGLHEALVNAVKHGNKLDPKKNIRVRRIITPNWCVWQIQDQGNGLEIKKREYKLPKKITSVNGRGLYIINECFDDIRWSSKGNRLQLALKR, encoded by the coding sequence ATGTCCTTATTCCGGGGCAAAAATATTTTAATAAGATTTTTTAAAAGACCAAAAATTAACTGGTCAAACTACGAATTCGAATCATCATTACAGTTAAATGAATTTGTCGATCAATTATTAGAACCTATTAAAAATTCTCAATCAAGCTATCTTATAAAACTTGGTTTACATGAAGCTCTAGTTAACGCTGTAAAACATGGAAATAAATTAGATCCTAAAAAAAATATCAGAGTAAGAAGAATAATTACTCCTAATTGGTGTGTTTGGCAAATTCAAGATCAAGGGAATGGTTTAGAAATAAAAAAAAGAGAATACAAATTACCAAAAAAAATAACTAGCGTAAACGGCCGTGGCCTATACATTATTAATGAATGTTTTGATGATATTAGATGGAGTAGTAAAGGTAATAGGCTTCAGTTGGCTTTAAAAAGGTGA
- a CDS encoding DUF6439 family protein: MTYWDKDTIQLVQSLNDKLKIDHSKWHKDKGNKYKRAAELISAGLCHLIISCNDKETIEYIEESVKWLKEINVDQPCPSKNHLFKAN; the protein is encoded by the coding sequence ATGACCTATTGGGATAAAGATACTATTCAGCTTGTTCAAAGTCTTAATGACAAATTAAAGATTGATCATTCTAAATGGCATAAAGATAAAGGAAATAAATATAAACGAGCTGCAGAACTAATTTCGGCTGGATTATGCCATTTAATTATATCTTGCAATGACAAGGAAACTATTGAGTATATAGAAGAAAGTGTTAAATGGTTAAAAGAAATAAACGTAGATCAACCTTGCCCTAGTAAGAATCACCTTTTTAAAGCCAACTGA
- a CDS encoding class I SAM-dependent methyltransferase, producing MARESISKIAYKTLQQSKSIAGFAHKQISSRLMNFILPDSKLENFNIDRDLLMQIQNSMDLLREEDWNDAEKNIYPKKLLFDEPWLRYLTQYPKIWLDMPNTWDRRRKQNFDDLPKSIDKDNYPQYYLRNFHHQTDGYLSDFSASIYDLQVEILFNGSADSMRRRIIKPIKEGLEIFRDRKKSSIKILDVATGSGRTLKQLRAAFPKEKITGIDLSDSYLKEASRYISDLDGDLIQLIKGNAEELPFENDSFQCISCVYLFHELPRTIRAKVLNEFFRVLEPGGILVLADSIQISDSPDFTSVMESFYKSFHEPFYCDYIKEDIDSKIEDVGFKDVKSNSFFMTKIWSAVK from the coding sequence ATGGCTAGGGAATCAATTTCAAAAATTGCATATAAAACGCTACAACAAAGTAAAAGCATTGCAGGTTTCGCTCACAAGCAGATTAGTTCAAGATTGATGAACTTTATTCTTCCCGATTCTAAACTTGAAAATTTTAATATAGACAGAGATCTTCTTATGCAAATCCAAAATTCAATGGATTTATTAAGAGAAGAAGATTGGAATGATGCTGAAAAAAATATATATCCAAAAAAATTATTGTTTGACGAACCATGGCTTAGATATCTAACTCAATATCCTAAAATTTGGCTTGATATGCCTAATACATGGGATAGACGCAGAAAACAAAACTTTGATGATCTTCCAAAATCAATTGATAAAGATAATTATCCTCAATATTACTTGAGAAATTTTCATCATCAAACAGATGGTTATTTATCAGATTTTTCAGCTAGCATTTATGACCTACAAGTTGAGATACTTTTCAATGGCAGTGCCGACTCAATGAGGAGAAGAATAATTAAGCCAATAAAAGAAGGACTTGAAATTTTTAGAGATAGAAAAAAAAGTTCTATAAAAATACTTGATGTGGCTACAGGATCAGGAAGAACATTAAAACAATTAAGAGCAGCATTTCCTAAAGAAAAAATTACAGGCATTGATTTATCTGATTCATACTTAAAAGAGGCAAGTAGATATATTTCAGATTTAGATGGAGATTTAATTCAGTTGATAAAAGGTAATGCTGAGGAATTACCTTTTGAAAATGATAGTTTTCAATGCATTTCTTGTGTTTACCTATTTCATGAATTACCCAGAACAATTAGAGCTAAAGTATTAAATGAATTTTTTAGAGTTCTTGAACCCGGCGGAATATTAGTATTAGCTGATTCAATTCAAATAAGTGATTCACCTGACTTTACATCCGTAATGGAAAGCTTCTATAAATCTTTTCATGAGCCTTTTTATTGTGATTACATAAAAGAGGATATAGATTCTAAAATTGAGGATGTAGGGTTTAAAGATGTAAAATCAAATTCCTTTTTTATGACCAAAATATGGTCTGCTGTAAAGTAA
- the glnA gene encoding type I glutamate--ammonia ligase, with product MSKSPQDVLSQIKDEGIELIDLKFTDIHGKWQHLTLTSDMIEEDSFTEGLAFDGSSIRGWKAINASDMSMVPDASTAWIDPFYKHKTLSMICSIQEPRSGEPYDRCPRALAQKALKYLDSTGIADTAFFGPEPEFFLFDDVRYDSKEGGCFYSVDTIEAPWNTGRIEEGGNLGYKIQYKEGYFPVAPNDTAQDIRSEMLLLMGELGIPTEKHHHEVAGAGQHELGMKFDSLINAADNVMTYKYVVRNVAKKYGKTATFMPKPVFNDNGTGMHVHQSLWKSGQPLFFGEGSYANLSQTARWYIGGILKHAPSFLAFTNPTTNSYKRLVPGFEAPVNLVYSEGNRSAAVRIPLTGPSPKAKRLEFRSGDALANPYLAFSVMMLAGIDGIKNQIDPGDGVDVDLFELPADELAKIDTVPSSLNDSLNALKADKDYLLAGGVFTEDFIDNFIDIKYEEVQQLRQRPHPHEFFMYYDA from the coding sequence ATGTCTAAATCCCCTCAAGATGTTTTAAGTCAAATTAAAGACGAAGGAATTGAACTCATCGATTTAAAATTCACTGATATTCATGGAAAATGGCAACATTTAACCCTTACATCAGACATGATAGAGGAGGATTCTTTTACAGAAGGTTTGGCATTTGATGGCTCATCAATAAGAGGTTGGAAAGCAATTAATGCCTCGGATATGTCAATGGTTCCCGATGCAAGTACAGCTTGGATAGATCCTTTTTATAAACATAAAACTTTAAGTATGATTTGCTCTATTCAAGAGCCAAGAAGCGGGGAACCTTATGATAGGTGTCCAAGAGCATTAGCTCAAAAGGCTTTAAAATATTTAGACTCGACTGGTATAGCAGATACTGCATTTTTTGGACCAGAACCAGAATTCTTTTTATTTGATGATGTTAGATATGACTCTAAAGAAGGAGGTTGTTTTTATAGTGTAGATACTATTGAAGCTCCATGGAATACAGGGAGAATTGAAGAAGGGGGAAACCTAGGATACAAAATACAATATAAAGAAGGATATTTTCCAGTAGCTCCAAATGATACTGCGCAAGATATCAGATCTGAGATGCTACTTCTTATGGGTGAATTAGGTATCCCCACCGAAAAACATCACCATGAAGTTGCTGGTGCAGGCCAACACGAGCTTGGAATGAAATTTGATTCGTTAATAAACGCTGCTGATAACGTTATGACTTATAAATACGTTGTCAGAAATGTTGCAAAAAAATATGGAAAAACAGCAACATTTATGCCAAAACCTGTTTTTAACGACAACGGAACAGGAATGCATGTTCACCAAAGTTTATGGAAGAGTGGACAGCCACTATTCTTTGGTGAAGGATCATATGCAAATTTATCTCAAACAGCAAGATGGTACATCGGAGGCATACTTAAACATGCGCCATCATTCTTAGCATTTACTAACCCAACTACTAATAGTTATAAACGATTGGTTCCAGGATTCGAAGCACCTGTAAATCTAGTTTATTCTGAGGGTAATAGATCAGCTGCGGTAAGAATACCCTTAACAGGACCAAGCCCCAAAGCTAAGAGATTAGAATTCAGATCAGGTGACGCACTTGCAAATCCTTACTTAGCATTCTCTGTAATGATGCTTGCTGGTATTGATGGAATTAAAAATCAAATTGACCCTGGTGATGGAGTAGATGTAGATTTATTTGAACTTCCAGCTGATGAACTTGCAAAAATAGATACTGTACCTTCATCTCTAAATGATTCACTTAATGCGCTAAAAGCAGATAAGGATTATCTATTAGCTGGTGGAGTATTTACTGAAGATTTTATTGATAACTTTATCGATATAAAATACGAAGAGGTACAACAACTAAGACAAAGGCCTCATCCACATGAATTCTTCATGTATTACGATGCATAA
- a CDS encoding nucleoside deaminase — protein MRYIFENVNSNYDEQKGINTLKYTKWMSSILRRSEEIGKVELPICSIILDERGRCIGRGVNRRNINNDPLGHAEIMALRQASLIKNDWRFNECIIITNLEPCTMCASALIQARMGKVVFGAYDKKRGGLGGSIDLSKHKSSHHKMEIVGGILEDECSKNLQLWFKKLRTQK, from the coding sequence ATGAGGTATATTTTTGAAAATGTAAATAGTAATTATGATGAACAGAAAGGAATAAATACTTTAAAATACACCAAATGGATGAGTTCTATTTTAAGAAGATCAGAAGAAATTGGAAAAGTTGAATTACCAATCTGTTCAATAATTTTAGATGAGAGAGGAAGATGTATTGGAAGAGGGGTTAACAGGAGAAATATAAATAATGATCCATTGGGTCATGCTGAAATTATGGCATTAAGGCAGGCATCTCTAATAAAAAATGATTGGAGATTTAATGAATGTATTATCATCACAAATTTAGAACCATGTACTATGTGTGCATCGGCACTTATACAGGCAAGGATGGGTAAAGTTGTTTTTGGGGCCTACGATAAAAAAAGAGGTGGATTGGGCGGCTCAATTGACTTATCGAAGCATAAAAGTTCCCATCACAAAATGGAAATAGTAGGAGGTATTTTAGAAGACGAATGCAGTAAGAATTTACAATTATGGTTTAAAAAGTTGAGGACTCAAAAATAG
- a CDS encoding pyridoxal phosphate-dependent decarboxylase family protein, with amino-acid sequence MTEDLINKKDIYFPSYSGNNDNLITLLNKTTQILCDWFSKAHKNGPLPFDESFNCIMPSDDGNSEEDLFSEIESLLNYSYNPVHPGSLAHLDPPPLIFSILGDLIAAGLNNNLLAYELSPSVTLLEESLCKWFAKKIGFNDSSGGIAASGGTLSNLNALIAARNNAGLATNPNSVLLVSEDAHSSFVKCIKVMGLDTRNLVRIKTDNHGRMDINDLRNSFDKCSTENKKIFAIVATLGTTVRGAIDPIKEISEICKQRNIWLHIDGSIGGIFAITSIPIEGLNNINQANSITINPQKIIGITKTSSLLLVSNMSTLENTFNTGLPYISSKENIINRGEIGIQGSRPAEVIKLWLGLRFLGLKGIENILKSSIKRKEFFVKNISKNNFDIYSGPLHIVSFLPNKLEKKDSDAWTQTKVNELINNNFMLSRPKFKGRYFLRVVMGNYNTKDSHIEELLRLLDA; translated from the coding sequence ATGACTGAAGATTTAATTAATAAAAAAGATATATACTTTCCTTCGTATTCAGGGAATAACGATAACTTAATTACTCTGCTAAATAAAACAACTCAAATTCTTTGTGACTGGTTCTCTAAAGCTCATAAAAATGGTCCTTTACCTTTTGATGAGAGTTTCAATTGTATTATGCCTTCGGATGATGGTAACTCTGAGGAAGATTTATTTTCTGAGATTGAATCTCTTTTGAATTATTCATATAATCCTGTTCATCCTGGCTCACTAGCTCACCTTGATCCCCCACCTTTAATTTTCTCTATTTTGGGAGATTTGATTGCTGCTGGTTTAAATAATAATCTTCTTGCATACGAATTATCACCAAGTGTAACCTTGCTTGAGGAATCATTATGCAAATGGTTTGCCAAGAAAATAGGGTTTAATGATTCCTCAGGAGGTATAGCTGCTAGCGGAGGTACATTAAGTAATCTGAATGCACTTATTGCAGCTAGAAATAATGCTGGATTAGCTACAAATCCTAATTCTGTATTACTTGTTAGTGAAGATGCTCATTCTTCTTTCGTTAAATGTATAAAAGTAATGGGTCTTGATACTAGGAATCTAGTCAGGATTAAAACTGATAATCATGGTCGAATGGATATAAACGATCTGAGAAACTCTTTTGATAAATGTTCAACAGAAAATAAAAAAATATTTGCTATTGTTGCCACTCTTGGGACAACTGTAAGAGGAGCCATTGATCCTATTAAAGAAATAAGTGAAATCTGTAAACAAAGAAACATATGGTTACATATTGATGGTTCAATTGGAGGGATTTTTGCTATAACTTCTATTCCAATAGAAGGTCTAAATAATATTAATCAGGCTAATTCGATAACGATAAATCCACAAAAAATTATTGGTATAACAAAGACTTCATCTTTGTTATTGGTTTCAAATATGAGTACTTTAGAAAATACTTTTAATACTGGACTACCGTATATATCATCTAAAGAAAATATTATAAATAGAGGAGAAATAGGCATACAAGGTTCTAGACCTGCAGAGGTTATCAAACTATGGCTTGGGTTACGTTTTTTAGGTCTCAAAGGAATAGAAAATATATTAAAATCATCAATTAAAAGAAAAGAATTTTTTGTAAAAAATATTAGTAAAAATAATTTTGATATATATTCAGGTCCTCTTCATATTGTTTCATTCTTACCAAATAAACTTGAGAAAAAAGACTCTGATGCATGGACTCAAACTAAAGTAAATGAACTAATTAATAATAATTTTATGCTTTCTAGACCAAAATTTAAAGGTAGATATTTTTTAAGGGTTGTCATGGGAAATTACAATACCAAGGATTCTCATATTGAAGAACTTTTGAGACTTCTTGATGCTTAA
- a CDS encoding GTP-binding protein, whose product MNYLKLKYIKYVVLILFLYIIFSIFVRIVNIYTLLFLIIIIYTFYNIDKKLFKKIVYKVIYKNKKNTLSFKNAYGAAKISLEGVEKINKKISDKVKAELLNYQKNKLESQLKTGDYKVTLFGAGSSGKTSIARSLLKNIVGETSAKIGTTKQINSYKIRIPILKRNINIVDTPGLFEPSKLGEEREKATIIQASNSDLVLFVLDQDINKYENYLIKELLKLRKKIIIVLNKCDLRSRDENNLIKENIISITSARKNKISVVQTIAVPQKSTYTKSDSLNLIPEVGSLFREIIETLDNNGEELLADNILFRSNKLGIKSKNFVQEQRYLMSNKVIKKYMWITGGVILVNPLPAIDFLTTTSVNLQMIMELSKIYEIKLTKKDAKDLATSLLSALAKQGILKGGLAILSPALATSFTKIILSKSIQSVTAGWLIRIVGLSLIEYFKNGQDWGDGGIQEVVDKIYRISKREDILNNFVKEAISKIEMKKYFKSNKSLPPFTN is encoded by the coding sequence ATGAATTACTTGAAATTAAAGTACATAAAGTATGTAGTATTGATATTATTTCTTTATATTATATTTTCTATATTTGTAAGAATAGTAAATATTTATACTCTTTTATTTTTAATTATAATTATTTATACTTTTTATAATATTGATAAAAAATTATTTAAAAAAATAGTTTATAAAGTTATATATAAAAATAAAAAAAATACACTTTCATTCAAAAATGCATATGGGGCTGCCAAGATAAGTTTGGAAGGAGTCGAGAAAATTAACAAAAAAATTAGCGATAAAGTAAAAGCTGAATTGTTAAATTACCAAAAAAATAAACTAGAGTCCCAATTAAAAACAGGAGATTATAAAGTTACTCTTTTTGGAGCAGGTTCCTCAGGAAAAACATCTATAGCAAGATCCTTATTGAAAAATATTGTAGGAGAAACCTCAGCAAAAATAGGTACAACTAAGCAAATTAATAGCTATAAAATTCGTATACCGATTTTAAAAAGAAACATTAATATTGTAGATACTCCTGGTTTATTCGAACCATCTAAATTAGGAGAAGAAAGAGAAAAAGCAACAATAATACAAGCATCAAATTCTGACTTAGTTCTTTTTGTGTTAGATCAGGACATAAATAAATACGAAAACTATTTAATTAAAGAATTATTGAAATTAAGGAAAAAAATAATAATAGTTCTAAATAAATGTGATTTGAGGTCTAGAGATGAAAATAACCTTATCAAAGAAAATATAATTTCCATAACATCCGCTAGAAAAAATAAAATTTCAGTCGTACAAACAATTGCGGTCCCTCAAAAATCTACCTATACAAAATCTGATTCTTTAAATTTAATCCCTGAGGTAGGAAGTTTATTTAGAGAAATAATTGAAACCCTCGATAATAATGGTGAAGAGTTATTGGCTGATAATATTCTTTTTCGCTCAAATAAGTTAGGTATTAAAAGTAAAAATTTCGTACAAGAACAAAGATATTTAATGTCCAATAAAGTTATTAAAAAATATATGTGGATAACAGGAGGGGTAATACTAGTTAATCCACTACCAGCTATTGATTTTCTTACTACTACGTCCGTAAACCTTCAAATGATAATGGAGTTATCAAAAATATATGAAATAAAACTTACAAAAAAAGATGCAAAAGATTTGGCGACTTCATTGCTAAGCGCATTGGCTAAACAAGGAATATTAAAAGGGGGTCTCGCCATTCTTTCTCCTGCTTTAGCTACAAGCTTTACTAAAATAATATTATCTAAATCTATCCAATCAGTTACAGCAGGCTGGTTAATAAGAATAGTAGGACTAAGTTTGATTGAATATTTTAAAAATGGTCAAGATTGGGGTGATGGAGGAATTCAAGAAGTAGTAGATAAGATCTATAGAATAAGTAAAAGAGAGGATATTTTAAATAATTTCGTAAAAGAAGCTATTTCAAAAATTGAAATGAAAAAATATTTTAAATCAAATAAAAGTTTACCTCCATTTACTAATTAA
- the lspA gene encoding signal peptidase II yields the protein MIKKIQTKLYFFSLSIFIVLIDQFTKYLIFYNYKIFLNKDFLLFKFDFVKNYGAAFNILSGSRVFLSLISIFFSILIIYLMFRKNTLNSIDLYSYSFILGGTIGNGIDRIYRGFVVDFINLNIINFPVFNIADISINIGFIILLYNIFKNNR from the coding sequence ATGATTAAGAAAATACAAACAAAATTATATTTTTTTTCATTAAGTATTTTTATTGTTCTAATAGATCAGTTTACGAAATATTTAATATTTTATAATTATAAAATTTTTTTAAATAAAGATTTTCTTTTATTCAAATTTGACTTTGTAAAAAATTACGGAGCAGCATTTAATATATTAAGTGGTAGTAGAGTATTTTTATCTTTAATAAGTATTTTTTTCTCTATATTAATTATTTATTTAATGTTTAGGAAGAATACTTTAAACTCAATAGATCTATATTCTTATAGCTTTATTCTTGGAGGAACTATTGGTAATGGTATAGATAGGATATATAGAGGCTTTGTAGTTGATTTTATAAATTTAAATATTATAAATTTTCCAGTATTTAATATTGCTGATATATCTATTAATATTGGTTTCATTATTTTACTGTATAACATTTTTAAAAATAATCGATAA
- a CDS encoding biotin transporter BioY has product MSLQSLVITTMLPIYIPLPFIYKSSNNFELPITWQIPTVILLTLIFHKKVVFRAFSIYIILGLFIFPVFHQGGSMGYLLTPNFGYLLGYYPLIKIIDNLNTRNKINVRSFLKNGFIAIVAMHLTGIFYNFVLVILYSQFNLFLYNLGKYSLGKIGYHFLMLFPLLLLIKPIERLKHNK; this is encoded by the coding sequence GTGAGTCTTCAATCTCTAGTAATAACGACAATGTTACCTATTTATATTCCTCTACCTTTTATATATAAATCTAGTAATAACTTTGAGTTGCCTATCACATGGCAAATTCCAACCGTAATTTTATTAACACTTATATTCCATAAAAAAGTTGTTTTCAGAGCATTTTCTATATATATAATTTTGGGGTTATTTATATTTCCTGTCTTTCATCAAGGAGGTTCAATGGGTTATTTGCTCACTCCAAATTTTGGTTATTTATTAGGTTATTATCCATTAATCAAAATAATTGATAATTTAAACACTAGAAATAAAATAAACGTTAGAAGTTTTTTAAAAAACGGATTTATAGCAATAGTTGCTATGCATTTAACTGGAATATTCTACAACTTCGTACTAGTAATATTGTACAGTCAATTTAATTTATTTTTATATAATTTAGGGAAATACTCATTAGGTAAAATTGGATATCATTTTTTAATGCTTTTTCCACTTTTATTACTTATTAAACCTATAGAACGTTTAAAACATAACAAATAA
- a CDS encoding ABC transporter permease — MSRNISIKEALGMATKTLVSNKLRSSLTMLGIIIGNASVITLVGLGRGAQTLAKNQLSNLGANVLFIVPGNNDTRRRGISFPKNLVLDDAVAISNQVPTVKKVAPQISANEIVQSNSKSLNISIAGVTPEFLDVRSFEVDKGRFISKSDVNSARSYVVIGPDLKDEFFKDKSSSLGRKIRIKDHTYEIIGILKPKGAVFGSNQDKNAYIPLTTMVNRITGKDPTYGVSLSFISVEAINKNATSAAKFQITNLLRQRHKIIRDDDFAVRSQEDALNIVTNITSGLTFLLAGIGAVSLVVGGIGIMNIMLVSVSERTEEIGLRKAIGAKQSDILIQFLIEALILSTIGGLIGTTTGLSGVFLLSLITPLPASVGITTTFSTMIISGSIGLIFGVLPAKRASKLDPIVALRSL; from the coding sequence ATGTCTAGGAATATCTCTATAAAAGAAGCTTTAGGAATGGCTACAAAAACATTAGTATCGAACAAATTGAGAAGTTCGTTAACAATGCTTGGGATCATAATAGGCAATGCATCAGTTATTACACTTGTTGGACTTGGAAGAGGTGCTCAAACATTAGCTAAAAACCAACTAAGTAATTTAGGTGCGAATGTTCTATTCATTGTTCCTGGAAATAATGACACAAGAAGAAGAGGTATTTCATTTCCTAAAAACTTAGTTTTAGATGATGCAGTAGCAATAAGTAATCAAGTCCCAACAGTTAAAAAAGTTGCTCCTCAAATCTCTGCTAACGAAATAGTGCAATCGAACTCAAAAAGCCTAAATATATCAATAGCAGGAGTTACTCCGGAATTTCTTGATGTGAGGAGCTTTGAAGTAGATAAGGGAAGATTTATATCAAAAAGTGATGTGAATAGTGCAAGAAGTTATGTAGTAATTGGTCCTGATCTGAAAGACGAGTTTTTCAAAGATAAATCATCATCACTAGGCAGAAAAATCAGAATTAAAGATCATACATATGAAATTATCGGAATATTAAAACCAAAAGGTGCAGTATTTGGAAGTAATCAAGACAAAAATGCATATATTCCATTAACCACGATGGTAAATAGGATTACTGGGAAGGATCCTACATATGGAGTAAGTTTAAGCTTCATAAGTGTGGAAGCAATAAATAAAAATGCAACCAGTGCCGCTAAATTTCAAATAACTAACCTATTAAGGCAAAGACATAAAATAATAAGAGATGATGACTTTGCAGTTAGATCACAAGAAGATGCATTAAATATAGTAACTAACATTACAAGTGGGCTAACGTTTTTATTAGCAGGTATTGGCGCAGTCTCCTTAGTTGTTGGAGGCATAGGAATAATGAATATTATGCTCGTTTCTGTTAGCGAAAGGACTGAAGAAATTGGTCTTAGAAAAGCGATAGGAGCTAAACAGTCAGATATATTAATTCAATTTTTAATTGAGGCATTGATTTTATCTACTATTGGAGGATTAATAGGAACAACAACGGGATTGTCAGGTGTTTTTCTTTTATCTCTAATAACACCACTGCCTGCATCTGTAGGAATCACTACAACTTTTTCCACTATGATCATTTCAGGATCAATAGGATTAATATTTGGCGTATTACCAGCAAAAAGAGCTTCTAAATTAGATCCAATTGTTGCATTGAGAAGTTTATAA
- the pyk gene encoding pyruvate kinase, giving the protein MSNIDLKRRTKIVATIGPATQSEKIITDLIKAGVTTFRLNFSHGDHKDHAERIKTIREVSKKLDIDIGILQDLQGPKIRLGRFKDGPVKVKKGDKFTLTSNEVECTNSIANVTYNKLSQEVSEGKRILLDDGKIEMIVEKVDTKANNLECKVTVGGVLSNNKGVNFPDVQLSVKALTEKDKEDLKFGLSEGVDWIALSFVRNPSDINEIKDLINENGHSTPVVAKIEKFEAIDQIDTLLPLCDGVMVARGDLGVEMPAEEVPLLQKELIRKANSLGIPIITATQMLDSMASNPRPTRAEVSDVANAILDGTDAVMLSNETAVGDYPVEAVETMATIARRIERDYPLKAIESHLPSTIPNAISAAVSNIARQLDAGAIIPLTKSGSTARNVSKFRPPTPILATTTERAVARRLQLVWGVTPIVVKNDERTAKTFSLAMQIAQEMGILIQGDLVVQTAGTLTGISGSTDLIKVGLVRKIVSRGISIGEIGVTGKARIIKNNLDMSLICPGEILFVPEELMENIPLSKNIAGIVTNQNVNDVYALFNKNNVKISTVCNLDNLANHQISNGDLITLQLNEGVIYMGQIEEDDEALDKYKYV; this is encoded by the coding sequence ATGTCGAATATTGATTTAAAAAGAAGAACAAAAATAGTAGCGACTATTGGTCCTGCAACTCAATCTGAAAAGATAATTACAGATTTAATTAAAGCTGGAGTAACAACATTCAGATTAAATTTCTCACATGGAGATCATAAAGATCATGCTGAGAGAATAAAAACCATAAGGGAAGTATCAAAAAAGTTAGATATAGATATTGGAATATTGCAAGACCTTCAAGGACCTAAAATACGATTAGGGCGCTTTAAAGATGGGCCAGTAAAAGTTAAAAAAGGCGATAAATTTACACTTACATCAAATGAAGTCGAATGTACAAATTCTATTGCAAATGTAACCTACAACAAACTTTCTCAAGAAGTTAGCGAAGGGAAAAGAATACTTTTAGATGATGGAAAAATAGAAATGATTGTAGAAAAAGTTGATACAAAAGCTAATAATTTGGAGTGCAAGGTTACTGTAGGAGGGGTTCTTTCAAACAATAAAGGTGTTAATTTTCCAGATGTTCAATTATCAGTAAAAGCATTAACAGAAAAAGATAAAGAGGATTTAAAATTCGGCTTATCTGAAGGAGTTGATTGGATCGCCCTTAGTTTCGTAAGAAACCCATCCGATATAAATGAAATAAAAGATTTAATAAACGAAAATGGCCATTCAACTCCTGTAGTCGCAAAAATAGAGAAATTTGAAGCAATTGATCAAATTGATACTTTATTACCTTTATGTGATGGGGTTATGGTTGCAAGAGGTGATTTGGGAGTAGAAATGCCTGCTGAAGAAGTCCCACTTTTACAAAAGGAATTAATTAGAAAAGCTAATTCTTTAGGTATCCCAATAATTACAGCGACCCAAATGCTTGATTCTATGGCTTCGAATCCAAGACCTACCAGGGCCGAAGTTAGCGATGTTGCTAATGCAATATTGGATGGAACAGATGCAGTGATGCTTTCAAACGAAACTGCAGTTGGTGATTATCCTGTAGAGGCTGTAGAAACAATGGCGACTATAGCTAGAAGAATTGAAAGGGATTATCCACTTAAAGCTATAGAGAGTCACTTACCTAGTACTATACCAAATGCTATTAGTGCAGCTGTAAGTAATATAGCTAGACAACTTGATGCAGGAGCAATAATCCCTTTGACAAAATCAGGTTCTACTGCTCGAAATGTAAGCAAATTCAGACCACCAACACCTATCTTGGCAACTACTACAGAGAGGGCTGTAGCAAGAAGATTGCAACTCGTTTGGGGAGTTACTCCCATAGTTGTTAAGAATGATGAAAGAACAGCAAAAACTTTCAGTTTAGCTATGCAAATTGCTCAGGAGATGGGAATTCTAATTCAAGGAGATTTAGTAGTTCAAACTGCAGGGACATTAACTGGTATTAGTGGCTCTACTGATTTAATAAAAGTAGGTTTAGTTAGGAAGATTGTTTCAAGAGGAATTTCAATTGGGGAAATTGGTGTTACGGGTAAAGCAAGAATAATAAAAAATAATCTTGATATGTCCTTAATTTGTCCCGGTGAAATATTATTTGTCCCAGAGGAATTAATGGAAAATATTCCACTTAGTAAAAATATTGCGGGTATTGTTACTAACCAAAATGTAAATGATGTTTACGCATTGTTTAATAAAAATAACGTAAAGATATCTACAGTATGTAATTTAGATAATTTAGCTAATCATCAAATTAGTAATGGCGACCTTATTACATTGCAGCTTAATGAAGGCGTTATATACATGGGGCAAATTGAAGAAGATGATGAAGCATTAGATAAATATAAATATGTCTAG